Below is a window of Pelobates fuscus isolate aPelFus1 chromosome 13, aPelFus1.pri, whole genome shotgun sequence DNA.
TATGTAACGTTAcagctgtgtgtttgtaaaggtttgTTCAATAGAGCCCGGTAATCTGATCCAAAAGTTTCCTCGCGGATGTTGCTTTTCCAAAGTAAATCTGAGTTATTAATCCACAGCATCGTTATTgaactggaattttttttcttagCTCTGTGACATGATCAAGAAGGCATGGCTGTATGTTTTCAAATGGCTACATATCCTCAGCAATACATTTCTAAAAAGAAAATGATGTGTGTGAGCCCTTCTGCTGCTCTTATACCGCTGCCAAGCTGAGGTTGAAATTATCGGTAGGCTTCTCAGCCTAAACATTAGACCATTCCAGAACACAGTCACTGCCGTAAAGTCTATGTCTGTTTCATTCGTGAAGATACATTGAGATATAGATTGTTCAATCTCATAACACATATTGACTTTTATTCTTTCTCCCCTTTTTGTTATAGAAATTTTGGAGAAGATAACCGGGACGGCAGAAAATgcaagtgtccgattttatttCAACCTCAGCAGCATTCCTGAAAATGAGGTGATTTCATCTGCTGAGCTGAGACTGTATAGGGAGCAGATCGAACATAGTCTACCGTGGGAAGAAGGCTTCCACCGGATAAATGTATATGAAGTCATGAAACCTCATGCAGTAAATGGACAAATGGTTACTAGGCTGTTGGACACACGGCTAATCCATCATAATGAGACACAGTGGGAAAGTTTTGATGTGAGCCCTGCCATCATGAGATGGATTCATGATAAGCAGATAAACCATGGGCTTGCCATTGAGGTGATTCACCTCAACTACACAAAAACTTATCAGGGGAAACATGTCCGGATTAGCCGATCATTATTACCTCATGAGGATGCAGACTGGTTACAGATCAGGCCACTTTTAATCACTTTTAGCCATGACGGCAGGGGACATGCACTGACCAGGAGGTCAAAAAGAAGTCCAAAACCACAGCGAGTccggaaaagaaacaaaaattgcCGGAGACATTCTCTCTATGTGGATTTCAGTGACGTTGGCTGGAATGATTGGATAGTGGCTCCACCTGGGTACCAGGCTTTTTACTGCCACGGGGATTGTCCATTTCCATTGGCTGACCACCTGAACTCAACCAATCACGCTATTGTACAAACGTTGGTCAACTCTGTAAACTCTAGCATTCCCAAAGCATGCTGCGTTCCCACAGAACTCAGCGCCATTTCTATGCTATATTTGGATGAATATGACAAAGTAGTTCTTAAAAACTATCAGGAGATGGTGGTAGAGGGATGTGGATGCCGTTAAATCGGAAAATGAAACTTAAATCCATTTGCTTGCTGTGGGCGGGACTTCCTTTAAACTGAACATTCACCTTGACCTTATttatgacttttatgtgaaaatgttttgacaatatgatcatatattttgacaaaatatatttataactacatattaaaaagaaaacaaaataaaataattccttATTTTAAACATAAGCTACTTATTTGTACAATATGTTTATAAGTGTACATTAGGATGACTATGGATTTATGTGGAAATAGagta
It encodes the following:
- the BMP4 gene encoding bone morphogenetic protein 4, yielding MIAGNPMLMVLLLCHVLLGGAEHASLIPGTGRKKVAQSESQAGGSRSGQSSGHSNELLRDFEATLLQMFGLRKRPQPSHEVPVPEYMLDLYRLQSAEREEDLWGISLEYPERPTSRANTVRSFHHEEILEKITGTAENASVRFYFNLSSIPENEVISSAELRLYREQIEHSLPWEEGFHRINVYEVMKPHAVNGQMVTRLLDTRLIHHNETQWESFDVSPAIMRWIHDKQINHGLAIEVIHLNYTKTYQGKHVRISRSLLPHEDADWLQIRPLLITFSHDGRGHALTRRSKRSPKPQRVRKRNKNCRRHSLYVDFSDVGWNDWIVAPPGYQAFYCHGDCPFPLADHLNSTNHAIVQTLVNSVNSSIPKACCVPTELSAISMLYLDEYDKVVLKNYQEMVVEGCGCR